CAATTGCCCCAGGTGTGGATAGAGCGCGCCGAACACTGGCAGCCACGGCCGCTGGCCTCGGTGGCCGGCAGCACCCTGGGCCTGTTCGGCTTTGGCAGCATTGCCCGCGAACTGGCGCCCAAGGCCCAGGCACTGGGCATGCAGGTGCTGGCCCTGCGCCGTTCGGCGCAGCCTTTCGAGGTGCCCGGGGTCGAACCGGTGGCCGACCTGCACCAGCTGTTTGCCCGGGCCGATCACCTGCTGCTGGCGGTGCCCCTGACCGAGCACACCCGACGCATCATCGATGCCGATGTCCTGGCGTCGGCCAAGCCGGGGCTGCACCTGATCAATATCGCTCGCGGTGCGCTGATCGATCAGCCGGCGCTATTGCAGGCCCTGGAGACGGGGCGCATCGGCCTGGCCAGCCTGGATGTGGCGGACCCCGAACCGCTGCCCGCGGGCCACGCTTTTTATCGCCACCCGGGCATTCGCCTGTCGCCCCACACCTCGGCCAATTCGCCACGGGTCTACCTGAATATCGCCCGCTTGCTGGGGCGCAATCTGCAGCGCTGGAGAGATGGTTTACCCCTGGAAAACCCGGTGGAGATCCAGCGTGGCTACTAACACACGGTTCCAGCCTTGGCCTGCAGCGCTTCGTGTAGCCGCTGCCGCAGGCTGCGCACGGCTCCGCAGGAGACGCAGGGGGCTTGAGGTCGCTGAAGGTTCGGCGGGCGATTGCCAAGCAAGGCCCTGCGGGCCTTTGCGCAGCCTCGCAGGCTCGGCAGCGGCTACAGGGCCCATGTCGGGCCGGGGTAGGTGTAGCCGCTGCCGCAGGCTGCGAACGGCCCGAAGGGACGCGAGGTTCTCAAGGTTGCTGCAGGTTTGGCGGGAGATCGCCAAGCAAGGCCCAGCGGGCCTTTGCGCAGCCTCGCGGGCTCGGCAGCGGCTACAGGGCCCATGTCGGGCCGGGGTAGGTGTAGCCGCTGCCCCAGGCTGCGAACGGCCCGAAGGGACGCGAGGTTCTCAAGGTTGCTGCAGGTTTGGCGGGAGATCGCCAGGCAAGGTCCTGCGGGCCTTTGCGCGCAGGGTATCGATGACCACTTCAAGGAGAGCGGACATGACCGCACATTTTCGTCCCGCGGTGTATGACTTGCCCCGCGATGGCCATACGGTGTTTCGCTGGGAGCACCCGCCCCAGCAGGCCACGGTCGAGCTGGAGCGCCGGCAGCGCAAGCAAAGCCTGGCCGCGGCCTTTCGGGTGTTCGCCCGGCTGGGCTTCGACATGGGGGGCGCCGGGCATATCACCGTGCGCGACCCGGGGCGCCCGGACCATTTCTGGGTCAACCCGGTGGGGGTGTATTTCGGCCATGTGCGGGTGTCGGACCTGCTGCTGGTCAACCCCGAAGGCGCGGTGATCGAAGGCGAGGGGGCGCTGAACCTCGCCGCGTTCGCCATTCATGCCGCCTTGCACGAAGCCCATCCCGAAGTGGTGGCCGCGGCCCATGCCCATTCGTTGCACGGCAAGGCCTGGTCGAGCCTGGGGCGTCTGCTGGACCCGCTGACCCAGGACGCCTGCGCCTTTTACGAGAAACACGGGCTGTTCGACAACTTCTCCGGGGTGGTGCTGGAGGCCAGCGAAGGCGCGCGGATCGCCGCCGCGCTGCAAGGGCACAAGGCGCTGATCCTGCAGAACCATGGCCTGCTGACCGTGGGCGAAACCGTCGAGGCGGCGGTGTGGCGCTTCATCGCCATGGACAACGCCGCCCAGGCCCAGCTGCTGGCGGAAGCCGCCGGCACCCCGCGACTCATTCCCCACGAGGTGGCGCGCCACACCGCGCGCCAGGTCGGCACCGAGTTCGGCGGCTGGTTCAGCTTCCAGCCTTACCGCGAACGGATCGTGCGTGAAGAACCGGATTTTCTCGATTAAGGACCCTTGCCCATGCAGC
This genomic stretch from Pseudomonas sp. Os17 harbors:
- a CDS encoding D-isomer specific 2-hydroxyacid dehydrogenase family protein, translating into MTRIASQLDEGFNQQLRQSLPGVEVLSLPRGLPSDLPGDVQVLLAAPHADFRDAPEPPAGWPFGLRFVQLVTSGLDYFPRWLFQDLPVASARGSTAESIAEFALAAIFAAAKQLPQVWIERAEHWQPRPLASVAGSTLGLFGFGSIARELAPKAQALGMQVLALRRSAQPFEVPGVEPVADLHQLFARADHLLLAVPLTEHTRRIIDADVLASAKPGLHLINIARGALIDQPALLQALETGRIGLASLDVADPEPLPAGHAFYRHPGIRLSPHTSANSPRVYLNIARLLGRNLQRWRDGLPLENPVEIQRGY
- a CDS encoding class II aldolase/adducin family protein — its product is MTAHFRPAVYDLPRDGHTVFRWEHPPQQATVELERRQRKQSLAAAFRVFARLGFDMGGAGHITVRDPGRPDHFWVNPVGVYFGHVRVSDLLLVNPEGAVIEGEGALNLAAFAIHAALHEAHPEVVAAAHAHSLHGKAWSSLGRLLDPLTQDACAFYEKHGLFDNFSGVVLEASEGARIAAALQGHKALILQNHGLLTVGETVEAAVWRFIAMDNAAQAQLLAEAAGTPRLIPHEVARHTARQVGTEFGGWFSFQPYRERIVREEPDFLD